Proteins from a single region of Murdochiella vaginalis:
- a CDS encoding MBL fold metallo-hydrolase, which translates to MRLCSLASGSSGNSVLIQSDHATVLIDAGYSAKRIEQLLRAAGVHPKKLDAILVTHEHSDHIAGLGVLTRRYHLPIYANENTWRAMEKKVGRHRDRDHVVFRNKQPFQIQDMTILPVPIHHDCADPVGYAIRCGEEKIAVLTDTGIVDSYMMNAMRGADIYYLEANYEDLLLRHGPYSFWSKKRIASEVGHLSNRQAGEVLCEWLEGRGEQVLLAHMSINNNTEECCLHTVSRLLTENGFAVGSQVHVSVAPRSAPSGFFSAGKAGRLPDKAQIAEPDADRAGAPQLSGLAEGAQG; encoded by the coding sequence ATGAGACTATGTTCTCTGGCGTCCGGCTCAAGCGGAAACAGCGTATTGATCCAATCGGACCATGCGACCGTTCTTATTGATGCCGGATACAGTGCAAAACGAATAGAGCAGTTGTTGCGCGCGGCTGGCGTGCATCCGAAAAAACTGGATGCGATTTTGGTGACGCATGAGCATTCGGATCATATTGCGGGCCTCGGCGTGCTCACCAGGCGCTATCACCTTCCCATCTATGCCAATGAGAATACGTGGCGCGCGATGGAAAAGAAGGTAGGACGGCATCGCGACCGCGATCATGTCGTCTTTCGCAATAAACAGCCTTTCCAAATTCAGGATATGACCATTTTGCCGGTTCCCATCCATCACGACTGTGCCGACCCCGTCGGGTATGCTATTCGTTGCGGGGAAGAAAAAATCGCTGTTTTGACCGATACCGGCATTGTTGACTCGTACATGATGAATGCGATGCGCGGAGCGGATATTTATTATTTGGAAGCGAATTACGAGGATCTGTTGCTTCGTCACGGGCCGTATTCGTTCTGGTCGAAAAAACGCATTGCCTCGGAAGTGGGGCATCTTTCCAATCGGCAAGCAGGTGAGGTCTTGTGCGAGTGGCTCGAAGGGCGTGGGGAACAGGTTCTTTTGGCACACATGTCCATCAACAACAATACGGAGGAATGCTGCTTGCACACGGTATCGCGGTTGCTTACAGAAAATGGCTTTGCCGTGGGAAGCCAGGTGCACGTGTCTGTTGCGCCACGATCCGCCCCGTCGGGCTTTTTCTCGGCCGGAAAGGCGGGACGCTTGCCGGACAAGGCGCAGATCGCGGAGCCGGACGCCGACAGAGCCGGTGCGCCGCAACTGTCGGGCCTTGCCGAAGGAGCGCAGGGATGA
- a CDS encoding ABC transporter permease, which translates to MKKLKTNTQMKQRMVTFLILVLIMVILSCISDKYFTFSNLINIVRQESTLIIIACAATMLMISGGMDLSPAGVIALTSVVFAKLCVSGVSIVPAALLSLLIGVAAGSFSGLLVVMANVPPMIATLGTWYITKGLAYAISNSYAIVQGLPDNFGWVNRYVGPFPLMLVIAVVVFVVYYILLNRTLLGKYAYAIGGNIETARLSGIKVNTVRCTLYILTALMSAFVGILMSSRINSGDPNLSTSGIEFEIIVAIILGGTSLLGGQGSLIGTLIGALILGNLSNGMNLLGIGTVYQFVVEGAVLVIAVVLDLTLKGNGLRIKKR; encoded by the coding sequence ATGAAAAAGCTTAAAACAAATACACAAATGAAGCAACGCATGGTGACGTTCTTAATTTTGGTGTTGATTATGGTTATCCTTTCATGTATTAGCGATAAATATTTTACATTTAGCAACCTAATCAACATTGTACGTCAGGAGAGTACGCTAATCATAATTGCCTGTGCGGCGACGATGTTGATGATTTCTGGTGGAATGGATCTATCTCCTGCGGGGGTGATCGCATTAACTTCTGTTGTTTTCGCTAAGCTTTGCGTTTCTGGCGTTAGTATTGTGCCAGCTGCACTACTATCGCTTCTTATTGGCGTCGCTGCAGGATCGTTCAGCGGTCTTCTGGTTGTGATGGCAAACGTGCCTCCAATGATCGCAACGCTGGGAACATGGTATATCACCAAGGGCCTAGCGTATGCAATCAGCAACAGTTATGCGATTGTGCAGGGACTTCCTGACAATTTCGGATGGGTTAACCGCTATGTGGGGCCGTTTCCGCTAATGCTGGTAATCGCTGTAGTAGTTTTTGTGGTATATTATATTCTCTTGAACCGTACCTTGCTTGGGAAATATGCCTACGCGATTGGAGGCAACATCGAAACGGCGCGTCTGTCGGGCATTAAGGTCAACACAGTACGTTGCACGCTTTATATTCTAACGGCACTCATGTCTGCATTCGTCGGCATTCTGATGTCCTCACGTATCAATTCTGGCGACCCCAACCTCAGTACTTCCGGAATTGAGTTTGAAATCATCGTTGCGATTATCCTTGGAGGAACAAGTTTGTTAGGCGGTCAGGGCTCGCTGATCGGGACGCTGATTGGCGCGTTGATTCTCGGTAATCTTTCCAATGGTATGAACCTGTTGGGCATTGGAACAGTCTATCAGTTCGTCGTCGAGGGGGCTGTGCTTGTCATAGCGGTTGTTCTTGATTTGACGTTAAAAGGCAACGGCCTTCGAATAAAAAAACGATAG
- a CDS encoding sugar ABC transporter ATP-binding protein — MKDVSFSVREGEVHCLVGENGAGKSTLIKILCGAYSIDNGELRIDGQPVRIETPAQAAAKGIAVVYQDVTNVDKLSIADNIVLGAENSRCGFNQQKKNIEFVRPFLNQVGLEIEPTALMETLSIAQKQMVMIAKALSKKARLIVLDEPTAMLNEQEVHTLFQIICSLRDSGITVVYISHRMEEIYRIGDRVTVLKDGGYVGTWDLSSINPQQLIVKMVGRELGDVYPNKHRPIGKELLRVENLTTEKIDGVSFALHEGEVIGLAGLVGSGRTEVLRAIFAADKLYGGKIVLEENELSLSSPMDAIRSGIGLLPEDRKRQGIVSCLTVKDNITLLYSQLNAKYGFLKKADDDAITRHYIDDLRIKTPSAMQEVGNLSGGNQQKVVVSKWLSISPRVLLLDEPTQGIDVGAKADIYQLINRLARQGMGVIVVSSDLIEIINLSNRIVVMRDGHVAKILTSDELTEERVMLYAMGVNTDEKA; from the coding sequence TTGAAAGACGTATCGTTCTCTGTTCGTGAGGGGGAGGTACATTGCCTCGTTGGTGAAAATGGAGCGGGAAAATCGACACTGATTAAGATCCTTTGCGGAGCATACAGCATTGACAACGGGGAGCTTCGAATAGATGGACAGCCTGTCCGGATCGAAACGCCAGCTCAGGCTGCTGCAAAAGGAATAGCTGTTGTTTACCAGGATGTGACCAATGTGGACAAACTCTCCATTGCGGACAACATTGTTCTTGGCGCGGAGAACAGCAGATGCGGATTCAATCAGCAAAAGAAAAACATTGAGTTTGTTCGCCCGTTTCTAAATCAGGTTGGGCTGGAGATTGAGCCAACTGCGTTGATGGAAACACTTTCCATTGCGCAAAAGCAAATGGTAATGATCGCAAAGGCACTATCAAAAAAGGCAAGGTTGATCGTTCTTGACGAGCCGACAGCAATGCTGAATGAGCAGGAGGTTCACACACTGTTTCAGATCATATGTAGCCTGCGCGACAGTGGTATTACGGTGGTATATATCTCGCATCGAATGGAGGAGATTTACCGTATCGGCGATCGGGTTACGGTACTTAAAGATGGAGGATATGTCGGAACGTGGGACTTGTCATCTATCAATCCTCAGCAACTGATCGTAAAGATGGTTGGCCGTGAGCTTGGTGATGTATATCCAAATAAGCATCGTCCGATCGGCAAAGAATTACTACGAGTCGAAAATTTAACCACAGAGAAAATTGACGGCGTAAGCTTTGCACTGCATGAGGGAGAGGTGATCGGGCTTGCTGGCCTTGTCGGTTCCGGGCGCACAGAGGTTTTGCGCGCGATATTCGCAGCGGATAAGCTGTACGGAGGTAAGATCGTTCTGGAAGAAAATGAACTGTCTTTATCCTCACCGATGGATGCGATCCGGAGCGGCATTGGGCTGCTACCAGAGGATCGGAAACGACAGGGGATCGTAAGCTGTCTGACTGTAAAGGATAATATCACCTTATTGTATTCACAGCTAAATGCAAAATACGGATTTCTGAAGAAGGCGGATGACGACGCAATTACTCGGCACTATATCGACGACCTACGCATTAAAACGCCGTCTGCGATGCAGGAGGTAGGAAACCTCTCTGGTGGGAATCAGCAAAAGGTCGTTGTTTCAAAATGGTTGTCTATTTCACCGCGGGTTCTTTTGCTAGATGAACCGACGCAGGGAATTGATGTTGGGGCAAAGGCGGATATCTATCAATTGATTAACCGCCTTGCGCGGCAGGGAATGGGGGTAATTGTGGTTTCGTCTGACTTGATTGAGATCATTAATCTCAGCAACCGGATTGTAGTTATGCGAGACGGCCATGTCGCGAAAATCCTAACAAGTGATGAGCTAACGGAAGAACGTGTGATGCTATACGCTATGGGAGTAAATACCGATGAAAAAGCTTAA
- a CDS encoding sugar ABC transporter substrate-binding protein, with product MKKLITFLLCVCLLLGMAACGSAPSGSKDTQKESETSTGGEKRLRIVATIQSQQINFWSNVEHTFERLAKEANVDLTIMDLNNDVTTFANVIDDIVAMKPDGVITCGLEGSTLGVHVKTLQDAGIPVVTYNISPEGVECPRVVTDHSEFGRVAGTAAAKYWKENHPDMKPIGGAVDLYAAPVCKLRVDGFMEGFRSVYPDFEVVQSVDGGGSRSLSLAACEDMLQAHPEINVVFGINADSALGALDALREINRGTSADSLVASVDGTEADCAELKNPDSALKAVAGNSPRIMAETAWDLVMRVIRGEISAKTDSPQSLEIISVTKETADSWVKENFE from the coding sequence ATGAAAAAACTGATTACTTTTTTGCTTTGCGTCTGCCTGCTCTTGGGAATGGCTGCCTGTGGTTCCGCACCGAGCGGGAGCAAGGATACGCAGAAAGAGTCCGAGACGAGTACCGGCGGAGAAAAGCGCTTGCGCATTGTTGCTACCATCCAGTCCCAACAGATTAACTTCTGGTCCAATGTTGAACACACTTTTGAGCGACTTGCAAAGGAAGCAAACGTCGATCTGACGATCATGGATCTGAACAACGACGTTACGACGTTTGCTAATGTTATCGACGATATCGTCGCCATGAAACCGGATGGAGTTATTACTTGCGGTTTGGAGGGTTCAACTCTAGGTGTCCATGTTAAAACGCTCCAGGACGCGGGAATTCCTGTCGTGACCTATAACATCAGCCCAGAGGGTGTGGAATGCCCGCGGGTCGTTACAGATCATTCCGAGTTTGGCCGAGTCGCTGGTACTGCAGCGGCGAAGTATTGGAAAGAAAATCATCCAGATATGAAGCCTATCGGCGGTGCAGTTGACTTGTACGCTGCGCCGGTTTGCAAATTGCGCGTTGACGGCTTTATGGAGGGTTTTCGTTCCGTCTACCCAGATTTTGAAGTCGTTCAATCTGTGGATGGCGGTGGTTCACGATCGTTATCTCTGGCAGCCTGCGAGGATATGCTGCAGGCACATCCTGAAATTAACGTGGTGTTTGGAATAAACGCCGACAGCGCACTCGGTGCTCTGGATGCACTGCGTGAGATCAATCGCGGCACATCTGCAGATTCTCTTGTTGCCAGCGTTGACGGAACAGAGGCCGATTGCGCAGAGCTGAAGAATCCAGATTCTGCTCTGAAGGCGGTTGCGGGCAACTCTCCGCGCATTATGGCCGAGACGGCATGGGATCTTGTAATGCGAGTTATTCGCGGAGAGATTTCTGCAAAAACGGATTCTCCGCAGTCTCTTGAGATCATTTCGGTCACAAAGGAGACGGCAGATTCTTGGGTCAAAGAGAACTTTGAGTAA
- a CDS encoding FAD-dependent oxidoreductase, which translates to MKTVNIPAKNCPVIAEVDVLVVGGGAAGIGASIGAAQCGASVALVEYFGALGGLLTNGYVTNCEAGVAISGDKILIKGVFDKLVTRMVEKGGAIRGYDLIRSNKYYPFDTSRCENDLQITPWDPEAFKLSADELMAKYGVKVYFYTQFTEVLKEGNKVIGGVIENRSGRQVILAKRVVDCTGTAAVAQMAGAECSGVGSKGSMTLMFRVGNVKNVVPSYKPNVNEIPYGAVNFFPLLREGEFRVEMTRYIGSDNSAEDYTKGTIECRSQCQEVLQYLKEHWIGFEDAYIIDTAPTLGSLAQPSLVGEKSMTQEMILKRQMPDDRIAITAYGIDLHSPEMGGQNFLYYLTPGEYYGVPFGVVVPKSPVENLLVGGKCVSAESDASSSILCSAISMATGEAAGTASALSIQEDVNARHVDIGKLQKTLVKNGVLLDPEPVPTVEKYYVYPKREFKLDENGKLKG; encoded by the coding sequence ATGAAAACAGTAAATATTCCTGCAAAAAACTGTCCTGTGATCGCTGAGGTTGATGTACTGGTCGTAGGCGGAGGAGCGGCGGGAATTGGAGCGTCTATCGGGGCCGCACAGTGCGGAGCCTCGGTCGCACTTGTGGAGTACTTCGGCGCGCTTGGCGGTTTGCTAACGAATGGTTATGTCACGAACTGCGAGGCTGGTGTAGCGATCTCAGGTGACAAGATCCTGATCAAGGGCGTTTTTGACAAGCTGGTCACTCGCATGGTCGAAAAAGGCGGCGCAATTCGTGGATATGATTTAATCCGCTCAAATAAATATTATCCGTTCGATACTTCTCGCTGTGAGAACGATCTACAAATCACTCCGTGGGACCCCGAGGCGTTTAAACTCTCTGCCGATGAGTTGATGGCAAAATACGGAGTGAAGGTATATTTTTACACACAATTTACCGAAGTTCTGAAGGAAGGTAACAAGGTTATCGGCGGTGTAATCGAAAATCGCTCTGGACGTCAAGTCATTTTAGCAAAGCGTGTCGTCGACTGTACTGGTACTGCTGCTGTCGCACAAATGGCGGGTGCGGAATGCAGTGGTGTCGGAAGCAAGGGTTCTATGACGTTGATGTTTCGGGTGGGAAACGTCAAGAATGTTGTTCCGTCCTACAAACCGAATGTAAACGAGATTCCTTACGGTGCGGTGAATTTCTTCCCGCTGCTCCGAGAAGGAGAATTTCGTGTGGAGATGACCCGCTATATCGGCAGTGATAACAGTGCGGAGGATTATACAAAGGGAACGATTGAATGCCGAAGCCAGTGCCAGGAAGTTCTGCAATACCTGAAGGAACACTGGATCGGCTTTGAAGACGCATATATTATCGATACAGCGCCAACGCTTGGCTCACTTGCGCAGCCGTCACTGGTTGGTGAAAAAAGCATGACGCAGGAAATGATCCTTAAGCGTCAGATGCCGGACGACCGTATTGCCATCACCGCCTACGGTATTGATCTTCATAGTCCCGAGATGGGGGGACAGAATTTCCTGTACTATCTGACACCCGGCGAATACTACGGCGTACCGTTTGGCGTAGTCGTTCCCAAATCGCCTGTTGAAAACCTTTTGGTTGGGGGAAAATGCGTTTCCGCAGAGAGTGATGCATCGAGTTCCATCTTATGCTCCGCAATTTCCATGGCAACCGGCGAAGCCGCCGGCACAGCCTCTGCGCTCAGCATCCAAGAAGACGTAAATGCCCGTCATGTGGACATTGGAAAGCTTCAGAAGACTCTCGTGAAAAATGGCGTACTTCTTGATCCGGAGCCGGTTCCTACAGTTGAGAAATACTATGTTTATCCCAAACGCGAATTCAAACTTGACGAAAATGGGAAACTGAAAGGATGA
- a CDS encoding ATP-binding protein, with product MPEMFNEKLFLQHLEEATKQKEEADREESKQTDEQAASEIQAFWAKRREEVPEEFTVTVVPQEGETHEEAVARLYPDTYRLFGETLKPKKEIEHAIQTTYRGRLVSKFHKALKTYEMLEPGDVVGVAISGGKDSLLLAKLFESLARYSAIPFTVKYLAMDPGYAPMNRERLLFNLSWLGIPATIYRSDIFQVADEIADAPCYLCARMRRGFLYDRAKQLGCNKLALGHHFNDVIETTLLNVLWSANYKNMMPKIVAKNFDRMELIRPLYFVEEKSIIAWRDFAGLKPLDCACVVTQQKVDSQRRNIKALIEALKTLNPNVEKSILRSGENVALDAILGYTLAGNKHSFLEHYNQEDAWTSL from the coding sequence ATGCCGGAAATGTTTAACGAAAAGCTCTTCCTGCAACATCTGGAAGAGGCGACAAAACAAAAAGAAGAAGCGGATCGGGAAGAAAGCAAGCAAACAGACGAGCAAGCCGCCTCTGAGATTCAGGCGTTCTGGGCAAAGCGCCGGGAAGAGGTGCCCGAAGAATTTACCGTAACCGTTGTGCCCCAGGAGGGCGAAACTCATGAAGAGGCGGTGGCACGCCTGTATCCCGACACGTATCGCCTTTTTGGCGAAACGCTCAAGCCCAAAAAAGAAATCGAACATGCGATTCAAACGACCTATCGCGGGCGGCTGGTATCCAAGTTTCATAAAGCGTTAAAAACCTACGAGATGCTGGAACCGGGGGATGTGGTCGGTGTTGCGATTTCCGGCGGCAAGGATAGCCTGTTGCTGGCGAAACTTTTTGAATCGCTGGCGCGCTATTCCGCCATTCCTTTCACTGTAAAATATTTGGCCATGGATCCGGGCTATGCTCCCATGAATCGGGAGCGGTTGCTGTTTAATCTCTCTTGGCTCGGCATTCCGGCGACGATCTATCGTTCGGATATTTTCCAGGTGGCGGATGAAATTGCGGATGCACCGTGCTATCTCTGCGCGAGGATGCGCCGCGGCTTTCTCTACGATCGCGCGAAACAGCTCGGCTGCAATAAGCTGGCGCTGGGGCATCACTTTAATGACGTGATTGAAACGACCTTGCTTAATGTTCTCTGGTCGGCTAATTACAAGAATATGATGCCGAAGATTGTGGCAAAAAACTTTGATCGCATGGAGCTGATTCGCCCCTTGTACTTTGTGGAAGAGAAAAGTATCATAGCATGGCGTGATTTTGCAGGACTCAAGCCCCTTGACTGCGCCTGTGTCGTGACACAGCAGAAGGTCGACTCGCAGCGGCGCAACATCAAAGCTTTGATCGAAGCGCTGAAAACGCTGAATCCCAATGTGGAAAAATCCATTTTGCGCAGCGGTGAAAATGTCGCGTTGGACGCCATTTTGGGCTACACGCTGGCAGGAAACAAACATTCTTTTTTGGAACATTATAATCAGGAGGACGCATGGACGTCATTGTAA
- the rlmH gene encoding 23S rRNA (pseudouridine(1915)-N(3))-methyltransferase RlmH produces the protein MNITILAVGTVKEPFYAQAVAEYCKRLRPYATLRIVEVPEQPRPEKASAKEIEQALEKEAERILKVLPKQSCIVSLCIEGKQQDSVSFATQLDRWAVEGGSAITFLIGGSDGLAPKIKALGKQLSFSRMTFPHTLMRVILLEQIYRGFRILHHEPYHK, from the coding sequence ATGAATATCACCATTCTTGCCGTCGGTACGGTGAAGGAGCCGTTTTATGCGCAGGCGGTTGCCGAATACTGCAAACGGCTGCGTCCGTATGCGACGCTTCGTATCGTGGAAGTTCCGGAACAACCACGACCGGAAAAAGCGAGTGCAAAAGAAATCGAGCAGGCGCTGGAAAAAGAGGCGGAGCGTATTCTGAAAGTGCTGCCCAAACAGAGCTGTATCGTTTCTCTTTGTATTGAAGGAAAACAGCAGGACAGCGTTTCATTTGCAACGCAGCTTGACCGCTGGGCAGTGGAGGGCGGATCGGCCATTACGTTTCTCATCGGTGGAAGTGACGGGCTGGCGCCGAAGATCAAAGCCCTGGGGAAGCAGCTGTCCTTTTCGCGCATGACCTTCCCTCATACGCTCATGCGCGTTATTTTACTGGAACAGATTTATCGCGGCTTTCGGATTTTGCATCACGAGCCGTATCATAAATAA